Sequence from the Phragmites australis chromosome 6, lpPhrAust1.1, whole genome shotgun sequence genome:
CAGTATTCTGATCTCCTGAGGCTGTTCGATTATGGTGGATACCCGCCTCAGGCCAACTACCTTTTCCTGGGTGATTATGTGGACCGTGGAAAGCAAAGCCTGGAAACAATATGCCTTCTTTTGGCTTACAAGGTCAAGTACCCAGAAAACTTCTTTCTTCTAAGGGGCAACCATGAATGTGCATCAGTAAACCGCATCTATGGTTTCTATGATGAGTGCAAGCGCAGATTCAGTGTAAAAATATGGAAAACTTTCACAGACTGTTTTAACTGCTTACCAGTGGCAGCATTGATAGATGAAAAGATTCTCTGTATGCATGGTGGCCTTTCTCCGGAGTTGAACAAGCTGGATCAAATACTCAACCTCAATCGGCCCACAGACGTGCCTGACACTGGATTGCTCTGTGATCTTCTTTGGTCTGATCCTTCCAATGAAGCACAAGGCTGGGCCATGAATGATCGAGGTGTTTCATATACATTTGGTCCTGATAAAGTAACTGAATTCCTTGAGAAGCATGATTTGGACCTCATCTGCCGAGCCCATCAGGTGTGCTGTGCTCTGAAAGAATGTGACATACTTATTCCCTTGTCAAACAAATTGATTGTTTACTTATGCATTCCTTGTTGAAATTCAGGTTGTCGAAGATGGATATGAGTTTTTCGCTGACCGCCAACTTGTAACAATATTCTCAGCCCCTAACTACTGTGGAGAATTCGATAACGCTGGTGCCATGATGAGTGTAGATGAGACGTTGATGTGCTCCTTCCAAATACTGAAGCCTGCGAGGAAGATGTTGGCTGGTTCAACTAATACCAAATCTGGCTTCAAGGTGCGCATGATTTACACGGAAGCAGTTTATATGTACCCTCTGCCAAGCACGCTTGCCCTATAAAATTGCGGTCATGTTCCTATGGATTATGACTGGTTTTCTTAATTTGCAAAACAATATAAACTGATAGTGTGGTTTGCTAGTGTTACCACTCGCTACAACATACTGTAGCCATTTAATTTTTGAATTCATGATTATTCAAGCACTTCTCAGTCTGAGCACCAAACCTTTCACCAGAACTCCAACAACACTTGAGAACAATTGCTAGTGTTTAGTCTACAAATCTCAGGGCAGTTATTTCTGATTTCTTTTTATGTGTCAAAAGTTCTCATACTAGAACTCCATCCCTTAATGGCAATTTCAATTTGGCTCAACTGGATGTTATGGTGATCTATAGTATAGACATTAGTTAAGCCTATCTTGCAGCTACCTATTATATCAATAAATGACTGCATCCAGTGGCAGAGCTTGCTTGTGGACAAAGGTggccatccccccccccccccccacggtTCTACATGTTTCTTAAGTACATGTTTATTTTCACCACTTTCTCGCtaatgaatgcatcaaactaaGTATGTATCTCTATCTCCAAGCTTGGCCCCCTCTACAATTTTCTTCAACCTCCGCCACTGACTGCACCTCCTTTACTATTAGCTTGGCATTGGTGGCCTTTACATCTGAAATTGATCTGTGCATGTCTGCTTTGacattttattgttttttgtcATGCATGGTCTATCAGATTGCTTTAGAATATCTTTGTGCAGATTTCAATTTCTCCCACCATATTTCATTTTAAGTTTGGGAAATGCCGTGGTAGTGCATGTCATAATCATTGAGGGCATAATTGGTCCAATCCATACTAAAGGTTACATAACAGTTGAACCCGTATTTCAAGTTGACCTATCTTGTTTTGTTCCCCACTGTGAATGGCAGAACAAGAATATGACAGATGGTTAGGTCAATTACAGGTCTGGATTGCTAACTCTATCAGATATGAGGGTGTAAGGAAAATAGCATTATATCCCTGAATTGTTGGGTGAACCGTCCATATACGATGGATTTTGAAATAAAATTGAGGGGCTGCCCAGCTCTGAACCTCTACTACATTAACACAGTATCGTACTAATGGGGAATACTAATTTGGATTTGTAAATTTGGTTAGCCACaggcaaaaaggaaaaaaaagaagataaaacgGTTATCATCCATAATCATCATGGCTCTTGGGTAACTTTGTGATATGATAAATTGGTGAAGCCAACACTTAATGCAACTAATTTTCATCTTTCCCCCCTTTTTTTGATAGCCCTTGAGAGGATGGTGACAATGGCCTGATGGTGAGCAAGCTGCGATCACAACTGGGTCATATCTTCACCGGCTGCAACTAACTGGCATTTTCGCTGATATCTTTGGGCCTGAAACAGCGAAGCAGATGTGTACAACTCTCCTCTCTACGGAACCGTACATCTTCCATGTTGAATTGACACTCTTGTAATGTATTATTGGTTTTTATTGTGCGGATCTCCTATCATATGGGAGGATGTGAATGAAGACTTTTGACACCTTTCCGTCCTAAATTCGAAAGATTCAGGCAGGCATATGCCAATGAAATAGCTAGAGCCTTTTGGGTGCGTTGGGACCGAATGTCCGTCCAGTGAGCATGGATGATCACAGCAGGCAGCACCGTTTCCTTACGATTTCTGAATCTACTCGATTCTGAAATTATTGATCTAAGCTAGGATTTTTTGTTTTTCGTTTTGGGTTGAGCCTTCTGACTCTGTGTTCAGCGTATTTAGCTCTGGCAGGAATGGGCTAAGTCATCCATGATGCAACACAGCATCTTCAGAGATCTTTTTTCTCCGTTATTcttaatatataatatatccGTTGTACTAGCAAGGAAAAAATAATAGGAAAATCCATGCG
This genomic interval carries:
- the LOC133920900 gene encoding serine/threonine-protein phosphatase PP1-like, coding for MDPALLDDVIRRLLEVKNLKPGKNAQLSESEIKQLCAAAKEIFLQQPNLLELEAPIKICGDVHGQYSDLLRLFDYGGYPPQANYLFLGDYVDRGKQSLETICLLLAYKVKYPENFFLLRGNHECASVNRIYGFYDECKRRFSVKIWKTFTDCFNCLPVAALIDEKILCMHGGLSPELNKLDQILNLNRPTDVPDTGLLCDLLWSDPSNEAQGWAMNDRGVSYTFGPDKVTEFLEKHDLDLICRAHQVVEDGYEFFADRQLVTIFSAPNYCGEFDNAGAMMSVDETLMCSFQILKPARKMLAGSTNTKSGFKPLRGW